A segment of the Penaeus monodon isolate SGIC_2016 chromosome 38, NSTDA_Pmon_1, whole genome shotgun sequence genome:
tctctctctctttctctttcgatctgtttctctctctctctctctctctctctctctctctctctctctctctctctctctcctctctctctctctctctctctctctctcctctctctctctctctctctctctctctctctctgctctcttctctctctctctctctctctctctctctctctcttctctctctcttctttctctctctcttcctctctctctcctctctctctcccttctctctctctctctttctctctctctctctctttttctctcctctcctctctctctctctcttctctctctctctctctccctctctctctctctctcttctctctctctcttctctctctctctctttcctctctctctctttctctctctccctctctcacttactctttcTAGTGACGTAAGTAGACCGAAATAAAGGAAGATTACTATTACAAATGTTATTTAAAACAAAGGACCGATCTGTTGATGAATTAATGTTCTTTTGAAGATTAATTGGAGATATAAATTACGTAGATGTGCTGTTGGTTCATATTACCTTTAGAAAACATTAATGTTGCCATAGAAATGTTTATCTGAATCGGAGggaaattatcattatgttatttgttcgtttatttatttattcatccctaCATTCACTAAGatgaataaagagacagagagagaaaatggattgagagagagagagagagagtcgttattattatttttctcttcttttgtggcTTTTTTAGGTTAGTTCTATTTATAATGTAATCTGTCTAAAGTAATTTGACGTTTCTCGTCCTTGCTAATTATTTTGGCGCAATTTAGTGCAAGGTGCTGGAATTTACTTATTAGAATTCTCTCAAGTTTATTCATAAAAAggttgcatatatttatttattttcctattttttatttgtttgtttgtttatttatttatttatttattttttttattttttttttttttttttttttttttttttattttttttttttttttacttcccttgtTTAATGTAATTCACCGAATGTGTTGTCAACGTTCGTTTTTCTTCGTCATTAGTCTTCGtgatattatataacacaaattGGCATTACCTCATTTCTATATTGACATAATTTATTTGCGTAATTCAGCAATTTGTTCTTcattgtcatttctctctctctctttctctccctccattctatctctctctctctttctgtctttctctttctctctctctcttttgcaattTACGGAGAATTGTTGGCAGTTTAAAGGTGTTTtcttttgtgggatttttttttttttttttttttgtgaaatttatttatattaattattttgtataagttttcttgctttctttgtgtgtgtacttttttttttctttttctttattacagatcttaaaatttctgttttttttctatattagcttttcatcttttatttgcgtgtcttattattattatctacttatcttaatcgttattattatcattattatcattattattatttgtatgtttttcattgttcatttaaTTTCTAATAATATTTAATCTCAAATTTCTAATTACCAAAATAAAAACGCAACCTTGAATAAAgtttcctttaatatatatatatgtaaataaatatagctCTTTAAttcgtctcaaaaaaaaaaaattcatcatctCTCGGACACTCCTGACACACGAAGACGCTCAGCCATGGAAAGGACTCGGGATGTGGGCTGAGGAGACCAAATAGGCGGGTGCGGGCGGGTAAGCTGCGGGTGCGGGCGTCGTGGCGGGCTTGTGGTGGCTCGGGGCGTGGTAGCTGGGCTTCTGGGCGTGGTAGTTATTCTTCGGGGCGTGGTAGCTGGGCTTCTGGGCGTGGTAGTTATTCTTCGGGGCGTGGTAATGGGCGACCCCCTCGTAGGTGACTTCCGCGACGAAGCCGGAGTCACCGCTCACGTAATAGGACACCTTCTGGCGCCGGCCGTCGGGGAGGTCCACGTAATAGGAGCCCTTGGTGGTGTAGCCGTCGTCCGATTGCTGGTGGCCGAAGTTGTTGCCGCCCTCGTTAACCGCGAAGTCGAAGTCGTGGCTCTGGAAGGAAGGGGTTTGGGCGGGAGGAGGGTGCGGATTAGATGTGCGAATAGTGGGACTGAAAGAGGAAGTCGGTTCTGAGGCGAAGCTGAACTTAAGAattatgattttgaaaaaaaataaaaataaagaatggttAGAAATATGAATTAGACTTtcttataataacgatatttctCACGTCGTCAGCATCAAagcaaaagagataaaaaagaatgataaataaaaaaataaacactttttCAACGTAAACTCTTCAACATAATCAAACTGGTTCATAAGCGAACGAATCAGCTTCGAACCACCAACTGAGCCGAACCCTACATTCCAAACATTCCAAAACCCACCCATACCTTCTTCGCCGGCGCATACCCGTAGGACCGAGCAGGAGCGTAGGTAGGATGAGATTCCTGCGCCTTTGCCAGAGCGAAGGACGGCACGGAAGGACGCCGAAGGGTGTTGAGGAAAGCGAAGCTGGCAGGATGCGAAGCGCTCGAGCTCTTTTTCGAACCGGGAACGAAGCTCGACGGAGGAACGGTGGCATAGGAGGAGGTCGTGTCGTAGGTCGTGTCGTAGGCCGTGCCGTAGGTCGTAGGGGCGAAATATGGCCGGTGGACTCGGGGTGGCCATACCGAGGAGACGACTGGGTAGCGCGTGGGAGTGGCCAGGGCGGCGGCGgccaagagggggaggaggcggagggtcACCTGAGAGGAAGAAAGTCTCAATTACCGCTTTACggtgttgataattatgatataaataaataataataatataatatataataacgtaatataataataataataataataataatatataataataacagtaataataataataataataataatattaataataataataataataataataaataataataataataataataataataataataataataataacagtaataatataataataataatgataacagtaataataataataataataataataataataataataatgataataataataataataatgataataataataacaacaataatagtaataatgataataataataataataataataataatggtgatgttcCTATCGACGGCCATGATATTTTAAgcatataattaagaaaataggtCATAGCGCTCATAAACAACCGCTATAAATAATTAACACAGTGATACACCTTTCGCCAAGTGCAGTAACCAAGCGAAAGTAGATTTAGACACAATAACTTTTAATTAATGACACGTAACAAGAGGGAGAAGGTGCAGCGCCGCGGGCAGTGAACACTTGATGAGGTGCCAGACGGGCAAACAAACCTCATCTTCCTCCCGTGTATAACTGGGCACTGGCACTGGTTCGCTTCTTTTCCCTTTATGTAAAGATGTTTATAGACATGATCCCTGCCTTAaggtttatatagttatatgttttaTCTGTAGGTTTACTTTTCTGACGTAAGATACTTATAAGAATGTAAAGTGAGAGATGTATTATTTTAATCCTAACatgttctttttactttttttctattctttatctttatcatctttgttatttttgatcACTTTAAAATGTCGATACTAAGAATTTAGTCGTGTCAGACGTTTGACAACTAAGTACTGTATCGACGATTTATTTTCGTCACGTAAGACATTCATAATAAACTATGCTTCTAAATCGTTATATAAagctatttatacttttatattcttGATGATGAAACGGAGCAAAAGGGTTGGATCGCTCGACCTCTGTATCTGGACTACCTCGTTAAATAAAAGGGACTGTTTTTCAAACCTTTTACGACAGGGGCTGTTTTCAAAATTATACATTCTCGACACTGAAATACGatctaaagatataaaaaaaaatactgcaattACATAACAAAAGAACATTTATAGAGGGTCTATACTGAAAAATAATTTGTTTCGCGGGTCAGTACAGAAAGAAGAATATGCATCGCGGGTCGgcattggaaaaaaagaagaatatgtatcgCGGGTCAGAGTTACAGAATACACCCCAAGGCTCCGTTTTCTATGCAGATCGAACGTGCATTGCAATTCACTTTTCTCACGCGATCAAGTTGCATCAAAATGAAAGATGCAGAGGTCAGGAAGGAACGGAATGACAGTAATTGACGCTGATGACAGTGATAGAACAACAGCGCGGATGGTGAAAATAACTTGTAAGATTTAGATTTACACATCAATGCCCATGTGCGTGTTGCAACTCGAGGGGAATTTTCTATCTATAACTGGTTTTGAACTTCACTTTCTTATAAATGTCACAATTGACACCCACTGTTGACTTATCGTCTCGTATGCATACacgcatgcgtatatatatacatatatacataccttcatttcgttttttttaccgGAACCTCACGtcattgtggctgttttcctattcatacatacatacatacttacatacatatatatatatatatatatacatgtatatactcacacacacacacgcacacacacacacacacacacacacacacacacacacacacacacacacacacacacacacacatatatatatatatatatatatatatatatatatatatatatatatatatatgtgtgtgtgtgtgtgtgtgtgtgtgtgtgtgtgtgtgtgatataaatatactaatagctacacacacacacacacacacacacacacacacacacacacacacacacatatatatatatatatatatatatatatatatatatatatatatatatatatatatatatatatatggtatgtatgtgtatatatatatatatatatatatatatatatatatatatatatatatatatatatataatatatatatacatatatatgtaacgtaCTCATAAACACCGACACACTTCCTAATCGTTGCAATTTGCAGTTGCAACAGAGGACTGATACCTTCATGTCGATTGCAGTGCTGCCTGTCGAATATGGTGCCCAATGCAGTGCTCCGGGCTTTATATACCTTTGAGTGCCCAGAGAGGGTATGATAATAACACGACTAATAAAAACACGGGGAGGGTcgaggggaggaaggtagggaggagagagagggggaagggaggaggaggaggtgggaggaggggggagggagggagggggaaggaagggaggaggaggagggaggaaggaaggtgagggggagggaggaaggacggaggaagaggagggagatagatagtaaGGGGACAGGGAGatatggaaaggaggaggaggggaaggggagaagaatagggggtgaggatggaaagggaggaagggtggggagggagggtggagggaagggcaagggtgaggagagaatgggagaaggagggaagaaggaggagaactaGAGAGGTGacacgaggagggaggagggtgagggggcagACGAAattgggaggaggaaaggagagggaaaggaagaagggaaatgaaagaaagagatgaaggagaggacgaagaagaagagaactgaaagaaggaagagaaggtgaataggaataaaagaaagacgagaggagaaggatCGCAAAGAAGCGAAACGAAagcgggaagaggagaaagagaaaaagaaagaaaacaaaagaaagagagaagagacggagaaggagagagagagagagagagagagacagagacagacagagagagaaacgagaatagcgaaataaaaggaggaggaagggagagggggagggggagagtacgAAACCGGATATATCATCTATTAGGTCAAGATTAGATGCACTTTTATTGGACTAATCTCCGTGACCCAATCTGTGACCTCGTATGCTCCTTGGCCGTCCCTCTCGTGAAGGTATGCGAGCCGATGACTGTTAGTGAATGTAATTGCTGTGGGAAAAGCGTTAGCGTGGGTGTGGGAAAGGCCTGGCCAGCGCAGACGTTGTTGTGGGATGTTTTTCCTTTGCAGGCGGTCGAGTTTTGGCTTTGGGAGGATTTTTCCTCTTAAGTCGGGTCTCTTTTTTCTGTGATGGGAtgaattttttttacatgtttttcctTCCATTAGGAatgtcaaataataaaaaaaaaaaaaatatatatatatatatatatatatatatatatatatatatatatatatatatatatatatatatatatttttttttttttttttttttttttttttttttttccgagtttcAGAATCGGACTTTTTTTCTGAGGACtatcaagtttaaaaaaaaaaatctgccatccctttttcaaaaataaatgatCAAGTTTCAaggtagaacatatatatatatatatatatatatatatatatatatatatatatatatatatatatatacttttttttcttcttcttcttctttctttttcttttcttttcttttcttttctttttctaaaacaGAGTAAGTTTGAATTTGCAGGTCGAACAAGGTGATTCTTGTCTCAACATTAGATAAAAATGGTGATTGCTAATACGCCGTCTCAAATGCAAATGTGTTGAATACGCGATTTTAATGCCCAACaggttttgtattatcattattaattgtattattattattattattattattattattttcaaacagAGGCATAATCATTGcacgtttaaaaaataataataattttagtttctaattattcatatatatatatatatatatatatatatatatatatatatatatatatatatatatatatacatatgtgcgtgtgtgtgtgtgtgtgtgtgtgtgtgtgtgtgtgtgtgtgtgtgtgtgtgtgtttgtgtgtgtgtgtgtgtgtgtgtgtgtgtgtgtatgtgtgtgtgtgtgtgtgtgtgtgtgcgtgtgagtaaatATTTCACGTACATGTGTTTTTTTCGTATCATTttagcatttaattttttttttttttttttcttcttcgactgAAAAGGCTTAGAGTGTGAAAAGTTTTTGTATGGACTGTGTGTAATTAGAATAGCCCGAGGATATGGTTTAGATTAAAGAACGTGCAGACCCCATATAGAGGTTAATcattaagaaaaatttaaaaatttaacgttttttatatacactgaaaataaaagtttacagttctggtgtgtgtatatatgtgcacacatttacacgcatattcttacatatacatacacacacacgcacatacatatacacacgtgcttccacacacacacacacacacgcgcatacacacacacacatacgcacatacacacgcccacatacacacacacacacacgcgcgcgcgcacacacacacacacacacacacacacacacacacacacacacacacacacacacacacacacacacacacacacacacacacacacacacacacgcccacaaacacacacacatttatatacgcataaaaaaaaacatgaataattcaaccaaaaacaaaaactaacaaagacagacagaccaacggaaTTTGTCAACACCCACAAACAATTAAACAATCTGGATTAACTCTCACTTCTGAAATATAAACTTCACGAGATTTCTGTCTTCGAGGCGGATCAAGAGGGTGGAGGGGATACGGGGGTACCAGattttctcactccctttctggAGGCAAATGATTTCCATTATATTaacaaatgaagagagagagaaaaaaatagataaattgatacagGTTTGTACCCCATTTTCCCGCTGTCGAATTTCTTTCCTTAATCAtcagataaggaaaaggaattatGTCGGCAAATAAGAACGTTCCtcagaaatatgaaataaataaatataagcctGTACCCcttatacttttctctcgttatATTCCCTCGCTaactcatataaaaaaaaatcactgtcgtCAAGCAAGatgcagcaccccccccccccttcaataactaaataaataaaatgaaataagtaaataaacaaaactataTGGGCCTGTACCCCacagttgttttctttttctgcccATCAGGAAGAATGGAAAGAATGAACCCAATTTTATCAACAAAATAAAGACCTATACCGAcctaaatacacaaaataattacACACAGCTCTCTTTATACGCTATGACTCTCGCTTTCCTATACAGTACCCAAATGTGTCATCTCTCTAATAAGGAATCTGAAGCAGATGATGATTTGGTCTGCAGTTGCGTCACATACGGGTGTAAAACATTCTAGGAACCTTGAATGTTGATGATATCTCGATGGACTGTGTCATTCGGGGAGCCATGTTGTTAGCGAAGAGCC
Coding sequences within it:
- the LOC119596559 gene encoding uncharacterized protein LOC119596559, coding for MKVTLRLLPLLAAAALATPTRYPVVSSVWPPRVHRPYFAPTTYGTAYDTTYDTTSSYATVPPSSFVPGSKKSSSASHPASFAFLNTLRRPSVPSFALAKAQESHPTYAPARSYGYAPAKKSHDFDFAVNEGGNNFGHQQSDDGYTTKGSYYVDLPDGRRQKVSYYVSGDSGFVAEVTYEGVAHYHAPKNNYHAQKPSYHAPKNNYHAQKPSYHAPSHHKPATTPAPAAYPPAPAYLVSSAHIPSPFHG